The following coding sequences lie in one Cloeon dipterum chromosome 1, ieCloDipt1.1, whole genome shotgun sequence genomic window:
- the PPO2 gene encoding phenoloxidase 1 gives MLLLAVAAAVLTATVDAQQRGVKLQDLTLSLLERPTEPVFMPKGDKGIVLDVPQNYLTDKYRPQASVLKNRFKETDNTQVTVKGITVPDISALLVLPRRATFSTFVPLHRQLAARLIAIFIGMRNAEDFVSAAAYIRDRVNPGLFVYAFSVAVLHRPDTRDLHLPPLSEMFPDKFVDGGVFVRAREEANVLLDETVRSPIEIPMDYTATNLELEHRLAYFREDLGINLHHWHWHLIYPFEGPREVVAKDRRGELFYYMHQQIIARYDYERMCNKLPRVKRLQNLNDPIEEAYFPKLTSQVASRNWAGRPSGAVLRDVNREADQLKFDIAELQRWRDRIFEAIHKGRIDLPNGTTMALTERDGIDVLGNIIEPSDLSPNRQLYGNMHNLLHVAVSLVHDPDQRHLETFSVMGDSATAMRDPVFYRVHSMVNDIFTEHKNTLPRYTVQQLDFPGVRVVGVSVQTPSAEANVLETFWQKNVVDLSRGMDFNPRGSVLAKFTHLNHRDFQVTVTVENQGQARQALVRLFLAPKFDERGQQWSFVDQRNVFIELDKFIVNLKPKRNVITRESRMSSVTIPFERTFRDLELNRPPTNGSGTVQDEFNFCGCGWPQHMLIPKGSPEGYPSVIFAMVSDYTTDWDQSAANRKPGACWDAASYCGIRDQAYPDRRAMGYPFDRLPRPGVVNTEQFLTPNMIMGDVLIRFRDTVFDPFLPQQQQQQPQRPQAAQGRPPNRPQNRPQNNRPNQG, from the exons ATGCTGTTgctcgccgtcgccgccgccgtcctCACCGCAACAG TGGATGCGCAGCAGCGAGGAGTGAAGCTGCAGGACCTGACGCTGTCCCTGCTGGAGCGTCCGACTGAGCCCGTTTTCATGCCGAAGGGCGACAAGGGCATCGTCCTCGACGTCCCGCAAAATTACCTC aCGGACAAGTACCGTCCGCAGGCGTCGGTGCTGAAGAACCGGTTCAAAGAAACGGACAACACGCAGGTGACGGTCAAGGGCATCACGGTGCCGGACATCTCGGCCCTGCTGGTGCTGCCCCGGCGCGCCACCTTCTCCACCTTCGTGCCGCTGCACCGACAGCTCGCCGCCAGGCTCATCGCCATCTTCATAG GAATGCGGAACGCGGAGGACTTCGTGTCGGCGGCCGCGTACATCAGGGACCGCGTGAACCCTGGGCTGTTCGTGTACGCCTTCTCGGTGGCGGTGCTGCACCGGCCTGACACCAGGGACCTCCACCTGCCGCCCCTCTCCGAAATGTTCCCTGACAAGTTCGTCGACGGCGGCGTCTTCGTCAGGGCCAGAGAGGAGGCCAACGTGCTGCTCGACGAGACAGTCAGg TCTCCGATCGAGATTCCGATGGACTACACGGCGACGAATCTGGAGCTGGAGCACCGCCTTGCCTACTTCCGCGAGGACCTGGGCATCAACCTTCACCACTGGCACTGGCACCTGATCTACCCTTTCGAAGGTCCACGAGAG GTGGTGGCGAAGGACCGTCGCGGCGAGCTGTTCTACTACATGCACCAGCAGATCATCGCGCGCTACGACTACGAGCGCATGTGCAACAAGCTGCCGCGGGTGAAGCGGCTGCAGAACCTGAACGACCCCATCGAGGAGGCCTACTTCCCCAAGCTGACCAGCCAGGTGGCCAGCAGGAACTGGGCCGGCAGACCTAGCGGCGCCGTGCTCAGGGACGTCAACCGCGAGGCCGACCAGCTCAAGTTCGACATCGCCGAGCTGCAGCGCTGGCGCGACCGCATCTTCGAGGCCATCCACAAGGGCAGGATCGACCTG CCGAACGGAACGACGATGGCCCTGACTGAGCGCGACGGCATCGACGTTCTGGGCAATATAATCGAACCTTCCGACCTGAGCCCGAACCGCCAGCTGTACGGCAACATGCACAACCTGTTGCACGTGGCCGTGTCGCTGGTGCACGACCCTGACCAGCGCCACCTCGAGACCTTCAGCGTGATGGGCGACTCGGCGACGGCAATGCGCGACCCTGTCTTCTACCGCGTGCACTCCATGGTCAACGACATCTTCACCGAGCACAAGAACACCCTGCCCAGGTACACCGTCCAGCAG CTCGACttccctggcgtcagggtggTGGGCGTGTCGGTGCAGACGCCGAGTGCGGAGGCCAACGTCCTCGAGACCTTCTGGCAGAAGAACGTGGTCGACCTGAGCCGCGGCATGGACTTCAACCCGCGCGGCTCCGTGCTGGCCAAGTTCACGCACCTCAACCACCGAGACTTCCAGGTCACCGTGACT GTCGAGAACCAGGGTCAAGCCAGACAGGCGCTGGTGCGTCTCTTCCTCGCGCCAAAGTTCGACGAAAGAGGGCAGCAGTGGTCTTTCGTCGACCAGAGGAACGTTTTCATCGAGCTTGACAAGTTCATCGTCAACC TGAAACCGAAGAGGAACGTGATCACGCGCGAGTCTCGCATGTCGTCGGTGACGATTCCGTTTGAGCGCACGTTCCGCGACCTGGAGCTCAACCGGCCGCCGACAAATGGCAGCGGAACCGTTCAGGACGAATTCAACTTCTGCGGCTGCGGATGGCCGCAGCACATGCTCATCCCCAAAGGCAGCCCTGAGGGCTACCCCAGCGTCATCTTCGCCATG GTTTCGGACTACACGACCGACTGGGACCAATCGGCGGCGAACCGCAAGCCTGGCGCGTGCTGGGATGCGGCGTCGTACTGCGGCATCAGGGACCAGGCGTACCCTGACCGCAGGGCGATGGGCTACCCGTTCGACCGGCTGCCGCGCCCTGGCGTCGTCAACACCGAGCAGTTCCTCACGCCCAACATGATCATGGGCGACGTGCTCATCCGCTTCCGCGACACCGTCTTCGACCCCTTCCtgccccagcagcagcagcagcagccgcagcggCCGCAGGCCGCCCAGGGTAGGCCTCCCAACAGGCCCCAGAACAGGCCACAGAACAACAGGCCCAACCAAGGCTGA